The following are encoded in a window of Sediminispirochaeta bajacaliforniensis DSM 16054 genomic DNA:
- a CDS encoding IMP cyclohydrolase: protein MNEKEGNGIRRALISVWNKEGVEQFARSLSEAGVQIISSGGTARFLSKASIPVIPVEDVTGFSEMLDGRVKTLHPKIHGAILARRANPSDMETVKAHGIVPIDVVAVNLYPFVRMLEDGVAGDSLLEYIDIGGPTLLRAAAKNYKDVLVVCDPADYDEVARYIAEGGSVDMKLRQRLAAKVFDVISDYDRSIANWLASSQLS, encoded by the coding sequence ATGAACGAAAAAGAAGGAAACGGCATTAGGCGGGCCCTGATCAGCGTCTGGAATAAAGAGGGGGTTGAGCAATTTGCCCGATCCCTGTCGGAGGCAGGCGTTCAGATTATCTCTTCCGGCGGTACGGCGAGGTTTTTATCGAAGGCCTCTATTCCCGTTATCCCGGTGGAGGATGTTACCGGTTTTTCCGAGATGCTCGACGGACGGGTAAAAACCCTTCATCCAAAGATTCACGGGGCAATTCTCGCACGAAGGGCCAATCCCTCGGATATGGAAACCGTAAAAGCACATGGTATTGTTCCGATCGATGTGGTTGCCGTTAACCTTTACCCCTTTGTCCGTATGCTTGAGGACGGGGTCGCCGGAGACAGTTTGCTTGAGTATATCGATATCGGCGGGCCGACGCTTTTGCGCGCTGCGGCGAAAAACTATAAAGACGTACTTGTGGTTTGTGATCCTGCCGACTACGATGAGGTCGCCCGATATATTGCTGAGGGAGGGAGTGTTGATATGAAGCTTCGACAGAGATTGGCTGCTAAGGTTTTTGATGTGATAAGCGATTACGATCGTTCGATCGCAAATTGGCTTGCTTCTTCACAGCTTTCTTAA
- a CDS encoding lyase family protein, which translates to MEQRSIFASLSPLDHRYYLANRELFEKLGGFLSEEANVAFCLEAEIALLTVHARRLYGEDAKALVDAGALRQKVTVELVYEEEERTHHNIRALVNVMKRFVPEKINPYVHLGATSVDILDTAMSLRVGGAVREVVLPLLWELEERLAVLAEKEAETPQVGRTHGQHAVPVTFGFAMAEYAARLGKSLLEMEKRCGDLRGKLAGAVGAYNATSLLVDDPQALEREYLQELGLEPAEYATQMVEPEYMLRLLLEINTAFGIIANLADDLRHLQRSEIDEVREFFSSTQVGSSTMPQKRNPWNSEHVKSLWKAFSPRVVTFFMDQISEHQRDLSNSASGRFVADYIAGFCAAAERMNRIIESLYVDRQQMRKNLDMGGDMVLAEAAYILLALEGDSDAHEAVRKATLLCEKEKISLKEALARNEKLWDLLDRGLRDSLGLDADTFFSDSARYRGKAAEKAVKIGRRYRELAAKRREK; encoded by the coding sequence ATGGAACAACGATCGATCTTTGCATCCCTTTCGCCCCTGGACCACCGTTATTATTTGGCAAACAGGGAGCTTTTTGAGAAGCTGGGCGGCTTTCTCAGTGAGGAGGCCAACGTTGCCTTCTGTTTGGAGGCGGAGATTGCCCTGCTGACGGTTCATGCCAGACGTCTATATGGTGAGGATGCAAAGGCATTGGTTGATGCCGGGGCCCTCCGGCAAAAGGTCACTGTCGAGCTGGTATACGAGGAGGAGGAGCGGACGCATCATAATATTCGGGCACTGGTCAACGTCATGAAACGCTTTGTTCCCGAAAAGATTAATCCCTATGTTCACTTGGGAGCAACCTCTGTCGATATTTTGGATACCGCCATGAGCCTTCGGGTCGGCGGGGCCGTTCGGGAGGTGGTCCTTCCTCTCCTGTGGGAACTTGAAGAGCGCCTTGCCGTTCTCGCAGAAAAAGAGGCAGAAACCCCTCAGGTAGGAAGAACCCACGGACAGCATGCGGTGCCCGTCACCTTCGGTTTTGCCATGGCGGAATACGCAGCCCGGTTGGGCAAATCCCTGCTTGAGATGGAAAAGCGCTGTGGTGACCTTCGCGGTAAGCTCGCCGGTGCCGTGGGTGCCTACAACGCAACCTCTCTCCTTGTAGACGATCCCCAGGCGTTGGAGCGGGAATATCTTCAGGAGCTGGGTTTGGAGCCTGCAGAGTATGCGACGCAGATGGTTGAGCCGGAATATATGCTGCGGCTGCTCCTTGAGATCAATACCGCTTTCGGTATTATTGCAAATCTTGCCGATGACCTGCGCCATCTCCAACGAAGCGAAATCGACGAAGTACGGGAATTCTTTTCTTCGACCCAGGTAGGATCCTCCACCATGCCGCAGAAGCGGAACCCATGGAACAGCGAACATGTGAAGAGTCTCTGGAAGGCCTTTTCTCCCCGGGTTGTCACATTTTTTATGGATCAGATATCCGAACATCAACGTGATCTTTCGAACTCTGCCTCCGGTCGTTTTGTCGCCGACTATATTGCCGGTTTTTGTGCCGCTGCCGAGCGGATGAACCGGATTATCGAGAGTCTCTATGTGGATCGCCAGCAAATGCGAAAAAATCTTGACATGGGAGGGGATATGGTTCTTGCCGAGGCTGCCTATATTCTGCTTGCCTTGGAGGGGGATAGCGATGCCCATGAGGCGGTCCGTAAGGCAACCCTGCTCTGCGAAAAAGAGAAGATATCCCTGAAAGAAGCGCTTGCCCGCAATGAAAAGCTTTGGGACCTGCTCGACCGGGGCTTGCGTGACAGCCTGGGCCTCGATGCGGATACCTTTTTCTCCGATTCGGCCCGCTACCGGGGAAAGGCTGCGGAGAAAGCGGTCAAAATAGGAAGAAGGTATAGAGAGCTTGCCGCAAAAAGGAGGGAAAAATGA
- a CDS encoding phospho-sugar mutase, with translation MSGETEAAAEYRDLAREYLSREEHPVFRKELEELLASGDEKDLADRFYTRLAFGTGGMRGVIGAGYNRMNPFTVSQATQGLANYIRKEVGLEAKPVVVIAYDSRRYSRLFAEEAAKVLCGNGIIVRLFPSLRPTPELSYAVRYFEASSGIVVTASHNPPEYNGYKVYWSDGGQIIAPHDSGIIEEVRKVTGSISRIPLESAMARGLFFEIGDAVDEAYLSMVAGCSLRPKLMAEKGKDLKVVYTPLHGSGLVPVEKSLSSMGIDVITVPEQREPDGNFPTVEYPNPEEASALKLAIELAQKEHADLVMATDPDSDRLGLAVPEDAECSSYRLLTGNQTGCLLADYIFSTRSELGRLPSHGAFVKTIVTTDLQRRIAESYGITTYDVLTGFKYIAAKIAAFEEEGREQFLFGGEESYGYLVTDEVRDKDAVSAAFMVAEMTLYHRSRGTSLLKRLEEIWERYGYFQELLVSRRFSGAEGARKMAQLMDTLRSRPMQQIAGLQVVEVADFLKGTRYDIEGHDLGKLELPSSNVLQFFLEGGSKVTVRPSGTEPKIKFYASVACEPELGLDEAKKLAGRRLAAVEETIDTLIGS, from the coding sequence ATGAGTGGTGAAACAGAGGCAGCTGCCGAGTATCGGGATCTTGCCCGGGAATACCTTTCACGGGAGGAGCATCCTGTTTTCAGAAAAGAATTGGAGGAACTCCTTGCATCGGGGGATGAAAAGGATCTTGCCGATCGCTTTTATACCCGTCTTGCCTTCGGCACCGGAGGCATGCGTGGCGTGATCGGGGCCGGATACAATCGGATGAACCCCTTCACGGTAAGCCAGGCGACCCAGGGCCTTGCCAACTATATACGAAAGGAAGTGGGGCTTGAGGCTAAACCAGTGGTGGTCATCGCCTACGACTCCAGACGCTACTCCCGACTCTTTGCCGAAGAGGCCGCAAAGGTGCTCTGCGGCAACGGCATTATTGTGAGGCTCTTCCCCTCTTTGCGGCCCACCCCCGAACTCAGCTATGCTGTCCGCTACTTTGAAGCAAGCTCGGGAATCGTCGTAACGGCGAGCCATAATCCCCCGGAGTATAACGGCTATAAGGTATACTGGAGCGATGGAGGACAGATTATTGCTCCCCACGATAGCGGCATCATCGAAGAGGTCCGAAAAGTGACAGGTTCGATATCCCGCATTCCCCTTGAATCTGCCATGGCCAGGGGGCTTTTCTTCGAAATCGGAGATGCCGTGGACGAGGCGTATCTCTCCATGGTCGCGGGGTGCTCGCTCCGTCCGAAACTTATGGCGGAGAAGGGGAAGGACCTTAAGGTTGTCTACACCCCGCTTCATGGCAGCGGCCTCGTTCCTGTGGAAAAGAGCCTTTCGTCCATGGGAATAGATGTGATCACCGTGCCCGAGCAACGGGAGCCTGACGGTAATTTTCCCACTGTGGAATATCCCAATCCTGAAGAGGCATCTGCCCTGAAACTTGCCATCGAGCTTGCCCAAAAGGAGCATGCCGATCTTGTTATGGCCACCGATCCCGATTCTGATAGGCTCGGGCTTGCGGTTCCCGAAGATGCAGAGTGTTCTTCATATCGTTTGCTTACAGGCAACCAGACCGGCTGTCTGCTTGCGGATTATATCTTCTCGACACGAAGCGAACTGGGACGGCTTCCTTCACATGGTGCATTTGTCAAGACCATCGTCACTACGGATCTTCAGCGACGTATAGCCGAGAGTTACGGCATCACGACCTATGACGTTCTTACCGGTTTCAAGTATATCGCCGCAAAGATTGCCGCATTCGAAGAGGAGGGCAGGGAGCAATTCCTCTTCGGTGGCGAGGAAAGTTACGGCTATTTGGTAACCGATGAGGTTCGGGACAAGGATGCGGTTTCCGCCGCCTTTATGGTTGCGGAAATGACCCTTTATCATCGAAGTCGGGGGACTTCTCTGCTCAAACGACTTGAAGAGATATGGGAGCGCTACGGATATTTCCAGGAGCTTTTGGTCAGCCGCAGGTTTTCCGGTGCCGAAGGGGCTCGGAAGATGGCGCAATTGATGGACACTCTTCGATCTCGTCCCATGCAGCAGATCGCCGGTTTACAGGTGGTAGAAGTGGCCGATTTCCTGAAAGGGACGCGGTATGACATAGAGGGCCATGATTTAGGGAAGCTGGAGCTGCCCTCGTCGAATGTTCTCCAGTTCTTTTTGGAAGGGGGAAGCAAGGTGACCGTCAGACCCAGTGGCACCGAACCGAAAATCAAATTTTACGCTTCCGTGGCATGTGAGCCTGAACTCGGCCTTGATGAGGCGAAAAAGCTCGCCGGCCGGAGACTGGCAGCGGTAGAAGAGACCATCGATACCCTTATCGGCTCCTGA
- a CDS encoding HAD family hydrolase, protein MNIRAIFFDLDGTLLDTMPDIVTALDGALVRNGFPRHPAEAYPGFVGSGLKEAGRRAMPAEKRGDEQLVERLYHDILDIYREHPAEKTRMYPGIERLLRQLAQRGLKLAVITNKDLEIASSVIDQRLPSELFDAVVGVDRSTPPKPDPSGSLSAIKRLSVVPEQVLLVGDSDVDMATARAAGFDALAVSWGYRSLEQLKAAGAPRIVYSPEEILKIVEVVS, encoded by the coding sequence ATGAATATACGAGCAATTTTCTTTGATTTGGACGGAACGCTGCTGGATACCATGCCCGATATTGTAACCGCCCTTGATGGGGCCCTGGTTCGAAACGGGTTTCCCCGACATCCTGCGGAGGCTTATCCGGGCTTTGTCGGAAGTGGGCTGAAGGAGGCGGGGCGCAGGGCCATGCCTGCGGAAAAACGTGGTGATGAACAATTGGTCGAGAGACTCTACCATGATATTCTGGATATCTATCGTGAACATCCCGCGGAAAAGACCCGAATGTATCCCGGTATCGAACGGCTTTTACGGCAGCTTGCTCAGCGTGGCCTGAAATTGGCTGTTATCACCAACAAGGATCTGGAAATCGCCTCTTCGGTCATCGATCAGCGACTTCCCTCCGAACTCTTCGACGCCGTTGTCGGTGTGGATCGCAGTACTCCGCCGAAGCCCGATCCTTCTGGATCTTTATCTGCCATTAAGCGCTTATCGGTAGTTCCCGAGCAGGTCCTCCTGGTCGGGGACAGCGATGTTGATATGGCAACCGCCCGTGCCGCCGGTTTCGACGCATTGGCGGTCTCCTGGGGCTATCGGTCGCTTGAGCAGCTGAAGGCTGCCGGCGCCCCCCGTATCGTCTACAGTCCCGAAGAAATTCTGAAGATCGTGGAGGTGGTATCATGA
- a CDS encoding RsmB/NOP family class I SAM-dependent RNA methyltransferase, protein MKKKATKGKEAFFRFYRELYGERWEALAEALKREPSPVSFSEGLSKSYYLDQASIDTAKALGALPEEEVLDMCAAPGGKSLVIAAAMRGKGVLVANDRSASRRGRLKRVIAEHLISDYAAIVEITSHDASKWGLYEQNRYDRILLDAPCSSERHVLSDPIHLERWSPSRTKRLAVQAFAMAAAAADALRPGGVLLYSTCTISPFENDGVIEKLLKRRGDFMEKAELSLPYGETTRFGMIVLPDREEGKGPMYAALLQKRMT, encoded by the coding sequence TTGAAAAAAAAAGCAACAAAGGGAAAAGAGGCCTTTTTCCGCTTCTATCGGGAACTGTACGGAGAGCGTTGGGAGGCTCTGGCCGAAGCCTTGAAAAGAGAACCCAGTCCGGTATCCTTTTCAGAGGGCCTTAGTAAGAGTTACTACCTCGATCAGGCCTCTATCGATACCGCTAAGGCCCTTGGTGCACTTCCGGAGGAAGAGGTGCTCGATATGTGTGCAGCCCCGGGAGGAAAAAGTCTGGTTATCGCCGCCGCCATGAGAGGAAAGGGGGTGCTGGTTGCCAACGATCGCTCCGCATCTCGAAGGGGGCGCCTCAAGCGGGTCATTGCCGAGCACCTGATATCGGACTACGCCGCGATTGTAGAGATAACCTCTCACGACGCCTCGAAATGGGGATTATACGAGCAGAATCGTTACGATCGTATCCTTTTGGACGCACCTTGCTCATCCGAACGACACGTACTCTCCGATCCGATCCATCTGGAGCGATGGTCACCCTCCAGAACCAAACGATTGGCGGTCCAGGCCTTTGCCATGGCCGCGGCAGCCGCCGATGCCTTACGGCCCGGAGGCGTTTTGCTCTACAGCACATGCACCATCAGCCCCTTTGAAAACGACGGGGTCATAGAAAAGCTCCTGAAACGAAGGGGGGATTTCATGGAAAAGGCGGAACTATCTCTCCCTTACGGGGAGACGACCCGTTTCGGAATGATTGTTCTTCCCGACCGCGAGGAGGGAAAAGGACCGATGTACGCAGCACTTCTGCAAAAGCGTATGACCTAA
- a CDS encoding COG2426 family protein, with protein sequence MTFHHYVVTALLSLAPISELRGAIPFALAKGAGPLIAYLYCVAFNALVAPVVYLFLSTLHKLFLRMAWYSSLFERVVERTRKKIEAKVSRFEYLGITLFVAIPLPVTGAWTGTLGAWLLGLERKRTMLHVLFGVAISGAIVLTVSLLGIEAFSIFTKQV encoded by the coding sequence ATGACCTTTCATCATTACGTGGTTACTGCACTTTTGAGCCTCGCTCCGATATCGGAACTGCGAGGTGCCATCCCCTTTGCCCTTGCAAAGGGAGCCGGACCCCTTATAGCCTATCTCTACTGTGTGGCCTTCAATGCGCTGGTGGCCCCGGTGGTGTATCTCTTTCTTTCCACCCTGCACAAACTCTTTCTCAGGATGGCGTGGTACTCCTCCCTTTTCGAGCGAGTCGTCGAACGAACAAGAAAAAAGATCGAAGCAAAGGTTTCCCGTTTTGAATATCTCGGGATAACCCTCTTCGTCGCCATTCCCCTGCCCGTTACCGGAGCTTGGACCGGGACACTCGGGGCCTGGCTTTTAGGATTGGAACGAAAAAGAACCATGCTTCATGTCCTTTTCGGCGTCGCGATTTCCGGCGCCATTGTACTGACAGTTTCGCTCCTAGGAATCGAGGCCTTTTCAATCTTCACAAAACAGGTATAA
- a CDS encoding ATP-dependent helicase: MAIDLAKELNKEQFIAASTIDGPLLIIAGAGSGKTRMITFRIAHMLEEGIPQSSILALTFTNKAAREMSDRIRSLTGKRLSNLTVSTFHAFGVKVLRKSIEYLDYKSNFSIYDQVDKTALIKESARGIGMIPEDLDTWEIANLFSSVKTGREKWNRENKLYKPLFEEYLANLHAYNAVDFDDLIMLPIRLFEEFPEVLDAYRHRYRYIMVDEFQDTSLAQYHLMKLLAEKERNICVVGDDDQSIYSWRGANYQNIVNFEKDFPELLEIKLEQNYRSTGNILAAANQVIANNKNRKSKELWTGLDNGKSIEIFYPDDDLKESEFIAQLIATLSMREGYKYHDFGVLVRTNSLAATIENAFLAENIPYKVSGGQSFFQRKEIKDIIAYLRVLSNPDDDVNLLRIINTPRRGIGRVSLEKLRELADEKEWSLYSAASAIRYAEDAPVSDKVKAALGEFVTFIEYYREQILTGKKMADTTRSLVDKVDYWGYLIMENQKNERAARWKYKNIGIFLDLFERWEKDPDNDEPNIYNYLNRITLITRDDDQEENNDMVNLMTVHASKGLEFEIVFLAGVEDTIMPHARSLEEDPDNIEEERRLFYVAITRAKQKLYLTSCKTRRVSREVIDSSPSRFLEEIPDRLIEYHQPEEEVESGEAMDYFEKIRAKLGIPDKV; encoded by the coding sequence ATGGCAATAGATCTGGCAAAAGAACTCAACAAGGAACAATTCATCGCCGCCAGCACTATAGACGGCCCCCTCCTTATCATAGCAGGCGCAGGATCCGGAAAAACCCGGATGATCACCTTCAGGATAGCCCACATGCTGGAAGAAGGAATCCCCCAATCCTCGATCCTTGCCCTTACCTTTACCAACAAGGCCGCACGGGAGATGTCGGACCGAATCCGCTCCCTCACCGGGAAACGCCTTTCCAACCTGACGGTGAGCACCTTTCACGCCTTTGGGGTAAAAGTATTACGTAAAAGCATCGAGTATCTTGATTACAAATCAAACTTTTCGATCTACGATCAGGTCGACAAGACCGCTCTTATAAAGGAAAGCGCCAGAGGAATCGGTATGATTCCCGAAGACCTCGATACCTGGGAAATCGCAAACCTCTTCTCTTCGGTAAAAACGGGACGGGAAAAGTGGAACAGGGAGAACAAGCTCTATAAGCCACTTTTTGAGGAGTATCTTGCAAATCTGCATGCCTACAATGCCGTCGATTTCGACGATTTGATCATGCTGCCGATACGCCTTTTCGAAGAGTTTCCCGAGGTGTTGGATGCATATCGTCACCGTTACCGCTACATTATGGTCGACGAATTCCAGGATACAAGCCTGGCTCAATACCATTTGATGAAGCTTTTGGCGGAAAAAGAACGCAACATCTGTGTCGTGGGTGATGATGATCAATCAATATACTCATGGCGGGGAGCAAACTACCAGAATATCGTCAACTTCGAAAAAGACTTTCCCGAACTATTGGAGATCAAGCTTGAACAGAATTACCGTTCAACCGGAAATATTCTCGCGGCTGCAAACCAGGTAATCGCAAATAACAAAAATCGAAAAAGTAAGGAGCTATGGACAGGACTGGACAACGGAAAGTCGATTGAGATCTTCTATCCCGACGACGACCTGAAAGAGTCGGAGTTTATTGCCCAGCTGATCGCAACCCTCTCCATGCGGGAGGGATATAAATACCACGATTTTGGTGTTCTGGTACGAACCAACAGCCTCGCAGCCACAATAGAAAATGCTTTTTTGGCCGAAAATATCCCTTATAAGGTCAGCGGCGGCCAAAGCTTTTTTCAGCGTAAAGAGATTAAAGACATCATTGCCTACCTCAGGGTTCTCTCCAATCCCGACGATGATGTCAATCTTCTTCGCATCATCAACACACCAAGACGGGGAATAGGCAGGGTCAGTCTCGAAAAGCTTCGCGAATTGGCCGATGAAAAAGAATGGAGCCTCTACTCTGCTGCAAGTGCCATTCGTTATGCCGAAGACGCCCCGGTAAGCGACAAGGTCAAGGCCGCCCTCGGGGAATTCGTCACCTTCATCGAATATTATCGCGAACAGATTCTCACCGGCAAAAAGATGGCGGATACCACACGGTCCCTTGTCGATAAGGTCGACTATTGGGGATATCTCATCATGGAAAATCAAAAAAACGAACGTGCGGCCCGATGGAAATACAAAAACATCGGTATCTTCCTCGATCTTTTCGAACGATGGGAGAAAGATCCGGATAACGACGAGCCCAATATCTACAACTACCTCAACCGTATCACCCTGATCACCAGGGATGACGATCAGGAAGAGAACAACGATATGGTCAATTTGATGACGGTCCACGCATCAAAGGGGCTAGAGTTCGAGATTGTCTTCCTCGCAGGAGTGGAAGATACGATCATGCCCCACGCCCGCTCTCTGGAGGAGGACCCTGACAACATTGAAGAGGAGCGAAGGCTTTTTTACGTTGCCATCACACGGGCCAAGCAGAAGCTGTATCTCACAAGCTGCAAAACCAGAAGGGTATCCAGAGAGGTGATTGACTCAAGTCCCAGCCGTTTTCTTGAGGAAATTCCCGATCGCTTGATAGAATATCATCAGCCCGAAGAGGAAGTGGAATCGGGAGAGGCTATGGATTATTTTGAAAAGATCAGGGCCAAGCTGGGAATTCCCGATAAGGTGTAG